CTGGAAGAGCTGGGGCTGCCCACGTACGAACTCCCGCTACTGGGCGAGGGGTTGGACCTGGGCGGGCTCTACCGGCTGGCGAGGGAACTGCGGAGGCACGTCACCACATGACCATGACACCGGCACCCACGCTCGACATCGATCCGCTGATCGACGACCCGGCGACGCGCATCATCGTCTGCTGCGGATCGGGCGGCGTGGGCAAGACGACGACCGCTGCGGCCCTCGGCGTACGGGCGGCCGAGCGCGGGCGCAAGGCGGTCGTCCTGACCATCGACCCGGCCCGCCGCCTCGCCCAGTCCATGGGCATCGACTCCCTGGACAACGTCCCTCGACGCGTCGACGGCATCAAGAGCGAGACCGGCGACGGCGAACTGCACGCCATGATGCTCGACATGAAGCGGACCTTCGACGAGATCGTCGAGGCGCACGCGGACAAGGAGCGGGCGGCCGCCATCCTGGGCAACCCCTTCTACCAGTCGCTCTCCGCGGGCTTCGCCGGCACGCAGGAGTACATGGCGATGGAGAAGCTCGGGCAGCTGCGGGCCCGCGACGAGTGGGACCTGATCATCGTCGACACCCCGCCCTCGCGCTCCGCGCTGGACTTCCTGGACGCGCCGAAACGGCTCGGGTCGTTCCTGGACGGGAAGTTCATCCGGCTGCTCATGGCCCCGGCGAAGGTCGGCGGGCGCGCCGGCATGGCGTTCCTCAACGTCGGGATGTCGATGATGACGGGGACGCTGGGCAAGCTTCTCGGGGGCCAGTTCCTGCGCGACGTGCAGACGTTCGTGACCGCCATGGACACCATGTTCGGCGGCTTCCGTACGCGCGCGGACGCGACGTACAAGCTCCTCCAGGCGCCCGGGACCGCCTTCCTGGTGGTCGCCGCCCCGGAGCGGGACGCGCTGCGCGAGGCCGCGTACTTCGTGGAGCGGCTCGCGGCCGAGGAGATGCCCCTCGCAGGTCTCGTACTCAACAGGGTCCATGGCAGCGGCGCCGCCCGGCTGTCGGCCGAGCGGGCACTTGCCGCCGCGGAAAATCTTGAAGAGGCCCGCATTGTGGATCAGGGGGACGGGAAGGCTGGAGTTCGTGACTCAGGCCCCACCGCCGCCTCTCCCGAGGTCCCCGATGCCGTTGTCCCCGGCGTACGGAGCCCAGAAGTCACCGACGCATCCGCACCCCAAGTCCCCGAGGGCGCCGAAGAGTTGATCCACACCACCGATGACGTGCCGACCACGGACGCACTGACGGCGGGCCTGCTGCGCCTGCACGCCGAACGCATGCAGGTGCTCGCGCGTGAACAGCGAACGCGCGACCGCTTCTCCGCGCTCCACCCCGAGGTGGCAGTGACCGAAGTGGCGGCCCTGCCCGGCGACGTGCACGACCTCGCAGGACTCCGGGCCATCGGCGACCGGCTCGCGGCCCCTGGTGCTCCACTGGCCTGAGCTGGTCGTCCCCGCACCGCATCGGTGGTCCTACCCCACGGCGGCGTACGTCTCCTCGAACGCTTCGTCGTCCACGATGACCGCAGGCAGAATGCCCGCGCTCCGCTCGTACTCCGTCCGCGCGGTCTCGAGCAGCCGGCGCCAGGAGGTGACCGTGGGACGCCTGCGCAGCAGTGCGCGGCGCTCCCGCTCGGTCATTCCGCCCCATACGCCGAACTCGACGCGGTTGTCGAGCGCATCGGCCAGGCACTCGGTCCGCACCGGACAGCCGGTGCACACCGCCTTGGCCCTGTTCTGCGCCGCACCCTGTACGAACAGTTCATCCGGATCAGTAGTGCGGCAGGCAGCCTGCGCACTCCAGTCAGTTACCCAGCCCATGCCGGCGCCGTCCTCTCCCGAATCGAGGCTCCCCCACGGCGACAGCGGCATATTCACCGCTGCCAGTTGAGGACGTTACGGAAGGTGGGCACAGCGCAACACCCCCTTCGGGCCCAATCTTGAATGGCCCGAACGGACTATGCGTAAGCGGCAGATCACCCGACGGAGTGAGCCGCGGACATGCGTAACCAACCCGGACAATAGGGACAGTTGGGTCGCGCTACATGGGACACGGGATGACGCATGGGGCAGATTCGGACATGCATCCACTCGATTCGGGGCGAGTGGAACCACACAGTTGTTGCGTCTGTGACGTCGGGGGGCTTGATACGAAACCGCACTGCTGTGACAGTTGAGTGCAGCTTAGGCCAAGGCATATACGTGTGTCCGGCGAATGAGAACGTAGGCTGCCCCCATGGCAAAGAAGCGCTCCGGCGGGGGTCTGACCCAGACCCAGCAGGCCGCCAAATTCCTAGGTGTCGCCGCGCTCTCCGGGGCCGTGCTGGCAGGCATCGCGCTGCCGGCCTTCGGCACGCTGGGGCTCGCGGCCAAGGGCACGGTCAAGGGATTCGACGACATCCCCTCCAACTTGCAGACCCCGCCGCTGAGCCAGCGCACCAGAATCCTGGACTCCAAGGGCGGCCAGATCGCCACGGTCTACGAACGCGACCGCACGGTGGTCCCGCTGGCCAAGGTCTCCCCGTACATGCAGAAGGCGATCGTCGCGATCGAGGACGCACGCTTCTACCAGCACGGCGCGGTCGACCTCAAGGGCGTGCTGCGTGCGGTCAACCGCAACGCCCAGGAGGGCGGCGCCGCCCAGGGTGCGTCCACGCTGACGCAGCAGTACGTGAAGAACGTCTTCGTCGAGGAGGCGGGCAACGACCCGACCAAGGTCGCCGAGGCCCAGCAGAAGAGCCTCGGCCGCAAGATCCGCGAACTGAAGTACGCGATCCAGGTCGAGGAGAAGCTCGGCAAGAAGAAGATCCTGGAGAACTACCTCAACATCACCTTCTTCGGTGAGCAGGCGTACGGCATCGAGTCCGCCGCCCAGCGGTACTTCTCCAAGTCCGCCAAGGACCTCACCCTCCCCGAGTCGGCGCTCCTCGCCGGACTCGTCCAGTCGCCCAGCCGGTACGACCCGGTCAACGACAAGGAGGAGGCCAAGCTCCGCCGCGACACCGTGCTCAAGCGGATGGCGGACGTCGGCGACATCACGCCGGCGGAGGAGGCCAAGGCGAAGGCCACCCCGATCCAGCTGAAGGTGACCAAGCCGCGGAGCGGCTGCATCACGTCGATACAGGGCGCCGGCTTCTTCTGCGACTACGTACGCAAGACCTTCCTGACCGACCCGGCCTTCGGCAAGACCGAGGAGGAGCGGCAGAAGATCTGGGCAACCGGCGGACTGACCATCAGGACGACGCTCGACCCGAAGAACCAGGCGGCGTCGAACGAGGCCGCGACGTCCAAGGTCAACAAGGACGACAAGATCGCGGACGCGGTCGTGCAGGTCCAGCCGGGCACGGGCAAGATCCTCGCGATGGCGCAGTCGCGTCCGTACGGTCTGGACCAGAAGAAGCACGAGACGGTGCTGAACCTCTCCGTCGACAACAAGATGGGCGGCACGTACGCCGGCTTCCAGGTGGGCTCGACCTTCAAGCCCATCACCGCGGCGGCCGCGCTGGAGAAGGGCATCAGCCCGAACACGGTCTTCGACACGGACTGGAAGATCGGCCTGCCCGGCGCGAGCTTCCGCACCTGTGACAACTCGCCCGCCGACGGCGGTACGTGGTCGGTGCAGAACGAGATGCAGACCGAGAAGGGCGCGTTCGACATGACGAGCGCCCTCGGCAAGTCCATCAACACCTACTTCGCGACGCTGGAGCAGAAGGCCGGCCTCTGCGAGACGGTCACGATGGCGCAGAAGGTCGGTTACATCCGCGGCAACAACAAGCCGCTGATGTTCACGCCGTCCACGACGCTCGGCGGTCAGGAGTCGACCCCGCTGGCGATGGCCTCGGTGTACGCGACCTTCGCCAACCGGGGGACGTACTGCTCCCCCGTCGCCATAGAGGCCGTGACCGGCCGCGACGGCAAGCAGATGTCCGTACCGCAGTCGCAGTGCAGCCAGGCGATGAGCACCGACACGGCCGACACCGTCAACCAGATGCTCAAGGGCGTGGTCGAGGACGGCACCGGCGCCCAGGCCGGACTCAGCGACCGTGACAACGCGGGCAAGACGGGTACCACCGACGAGCGCAAGAACGCCTGGTTCGTCGGCTACACCCCGAACCTGTCCACGGCGGTCTGGGTCGGCAGCGACGGCTCGAAGCAGATCCCGATGACCGACATCACCATCGGCGACCAGTACTACGACAAGGTCTGCGGTGGCTGTCTGCCGGGTCCGATCTGGCGGACCGCGATGACCGGTGCGCTCGGCTCGGACGCCCCGTCCTTCAACTTCATCGACGTCCCCCGCGGCAACACCAAGCCCGAGGGCGACGACGAGAAGGGCAAGCACAAGGGCGACGACGGCAAGCCCGGCGACACCAACACCCCGGACCCCGGCATCTCCATCCCGGGCCTGACGGTCGGGGGCACCACGGTCGGCGGCAACGACGCCGGCGGGACCCGCGGGAACGAGAACGGCGGCAACAGAGGCTGACAGCTTCAGCTTGTACGTACGACGAAGGGGCGCCCGGCTCGATCCGGACGCCCCTTCGTTCTGCCCCTGCGGTGTTTCCCGCGATCAGCCCGCGAGGCGCTTCTTCACCTCGGCGGCCACCCTGCCGCCCTCGGCGAGACCCGCCACCTTCGGGTTGACGATCTTCATGACCGCACCCATCGCCCGCGGCCCCTCGGCGCCCGCAGCCTTCGCCTCCTCGACGGCCCCGGCGACGATCGCGCCCAGCTCGTCGTCGGACAGCTGCTTCGGCAGGTACTCGGCGAGGAGCTCGCCCTCGGCCTTCTCCCGCGCGGCCGACTCGGCGCGACCGCCCTGCTCGAACGCCTCGGCCGCCTCACGGCGCTTCTTCGCCTCCTTGGCGATCACCTTGACGACCTCGTCGTCGGAGAGCTCCCGGGCGGTCTTGCCCGAAACCTCTTCATTGGTGATCGCGGAGAGCGTCAGCCGGAGCGTCGAGGAGCGCAGCTCGTCGCGCGCCCGGATCGCCTCGGTGAGTTCGTCCTTCAGCCTGGCCTTCAGCGTGGTCATGGGGTCAAGTGTCGCAGGTACGGCGCCCGGGCCGCCCGCGGATTTCCGTGCTCCGGCCCGTCTGCGACGATGGGCGCATGCGCGCACGCTACGGAGTTCCCCTCAAAGTCACCGCAGGAATCACGGCTGTTGGCGCGGCCGGCATCGCCTACGCCGCCGGTTTCGAGGCACGCTCGTACCGCCTGCGCAGAGTGACGGTCCCGGTCCTCGCGCCCGGCGCGCGCCCGCTCCGCGTCCTCCAGGTCTCCGACATCCACATGGTCGGCGGCCAGCGCAAGAAGCAGCGCTGGCTGCAGTCCCTGGCGGGTCTGCGCCCCGACTTCGTGGTCAACACCGGCGACAACCTCTCGGACACCGAAGCGGTCCCCGAGGTGCTGGACGCGCTGGGCCCGCTGATGGAGTTCCCGGGCGCGTACGTCTTCGGCTCGAACGACTACTACGGCCCCATGTTCCGCAACCCGGCCCGCTACCTCCTCGAGAAGGTCCAGGGCAAGACGGGCCTGAACGGCAACCCGCCCGCGGTCAACGTCATCCACAACCCCTGGGAAGACCTGCGCGACGGCTTCGACCAGGCGGGCTGGCTCAACCTCACCAACACCCGCGGCCGCCTCAAGCTCGACGGCGCGGAGATCGCCTTCACCGGCCTGGACGACCCGCACATCAAGCGCGACCGCTACGCCGAGGTCGCGGGCGGCCCCGAAACGGGCGCCGACGTCTCCATCGGCGTCGTCCACGCCCCGTACCTCCGCGCCATCGACGCGTTCACCGCCGACGGCTACCCCCTGATCCTCGCGGGCCACACCCACGGCGGCCAGCTCTGCATCCCCTTCTACGGCGCCCTCGTCACCAACTGCGACCTGGACACCAAGCGGGTGAAGGGCCTCTCCACCCACAGCACATCCCCCTCCACGCGCTCCTACCTGCACGTCTCGGCAGGCTGCGGCACCAACCGCTACACCCCCGTCCGCTTCGCCTGCCCGCCCGAGGTCACCCTGCTGACGCTCACCGCGCGCGACTGATCACTGCGCCCCTACGGTGGGGAGCATGGTCGCGCCACTCCCCACCGCCGTCCCACCGGCAGCCGTCGTCCCCCCGCACCGCCACCCGTACGCGGCAGCCTTCCGCGCGCTGATCTGCGCGGCGGCGGTCACCGGCATCGTGATCGACCTCTTCCTGGTCAGCCCCGGCCAGCTCCTGAGCTACTTCACGATCCAGTCGAACATCCTGCTCGCGCTGGCCTGCGGCATCTCCGCGTACCGCGCCTGGACGGGCAGCCCACCGCTGCCGGCCTGGGTCACCGGCGGCGCGCTCCTCTTCATCTGCATCACGGGCCTGGTCTACAACCTGGTGCTGCAGGGCGACCCGGCCGTCCCGACCCCGACCGGCTGGAGCCAGGCGGCCAACGTCCTCCTCCACATGGTCACCCCCGCGGCGGCCCTCCTGGACTGGCTCCTGTTCACACCCCCCGGCGGCCTGCGCCCCCGCCACGCCGGACTGTGGCTGCTCTACCCGCTCGCGTATTTCGCCTTCGTCCTGGTCAGGGGCGCCCTCATGTCCCCCGGCGCGAAGGCCCGCTACCCGTACCCGTTCCTGGACGTGGAGCAGCACGGATACGCGGGGGTGCTGGGCAATGCGGTGATCTACGGCCTGATCTTCTACGCCCTGGCCCTGGCGATCGTCGGCCTGGACCGGATCCGCCCGTACCTGCACGGCAGCGAAAACCGGATTTCGTCTACGGCCACCGGTCCGCTAAAGTAATCGATGTCGCCGCGTGAGCGGGCGGACATCGGGGTGTAGCGCAGCTTGGCAGCGCGCTTCGTTCGGGACGAAGAGGTCGTGGGTTCAAATCCCGCCACCCCGACAGAGAAACACCAGGTCAGGCCCGGTACTGAGAGATCAGTGCCGGGCCTGATTTGCGTTCGGGGGCCAATTTGGGAGCCATTTGGGAGCCGACTTCGAGATGCGGCTCCCAGAAGGAGAGTTCCAGGAGCTGGAGCTCCACCCCAACTGGCTCCGCGCACGTCGCCGTTCCGGCCGAGTCAACGCCACCCTAGGGACCTCACTCGCCATCCGTTTCGGGCAAGGCATCAGCGGCGGAATATTTCGTGCTACTGTTTCGTGGACTGATATGAGGCGGTGAGAAGCGCATGGCAGCGGTCAGGCAGGAAGCACAGCCGGGGATGCTCGTGTTGGCACGAGAGTCCCGGGGGTTGACCCAGGTAGAAGTCGCAGCCGCCATGACTAAGGCGTCTCAGGGGGAAGCGACTCCTGTGTCCCAGGGCTACGTGAGCCGTGCAGAAGCAGGGCGACTCGTCGTTAGTGACGAACGTCTGGCCCTATATGCCGCCGCCCTTGGATATCCTCCAGCGCTGCTCTGCCTGGACCCACAGGTGAGCGGCATTGGGGTGGGCTTGGTTCATCACCGCAAGAAGGCGTCCCTGTCCACGTCTGCCCTACGCCGCGTCCACGCTCACCTAGCCCTGGCCCGACTGCAGTTGGACGGCCTCACAGCGGAGGCAGGCGTGCCTGAGGAGCCGTCGCGCTTCGTAAGGGTCCCGTTGAACGACCTCGTGACCCCTAAGGACGCAGCACGCCGGGTCCGCCGGGAATGGAACATGCCGCCCGGCCCCGTGCTCGACATGGTTGGGGTAGCGGAGAGCGCTGGCGCCCTCGTACTCACCGAAGACTTGGACAGCGACCTGTTGGACGCCGTGAGCCAGTGGCCCGAGGGGCGACAGCCGCTCCTGCTGGCCAACACTCGCACCCCCGGAGATCGTCGCCGCTTCAGCATCGCCCACGAGTTGGGGCACATGGTGATGCACCCGGTACCCGGGGCAGCGTCCACACAAGAGAAGCAGGCAGACGCCTTCGCCGCAGAGTTCCTGATGCCGGCCGCCGATATCCGAGCGTCCTTCTCAGACGGGATCGACCTATCTGGGCTGGCGGATCTCAAACGCACTTGGGGCGTTTCAATGTCGGCTCTCCTGCGCCGTGCCCAGACACTCAACACCATCAGCGAATGGCAGTACCGCACCCTGATGATCGAGATGTCAGCGCTCGGCTACCGGACGACAGAGCCGGTCGAGGTGCTCCCCGAACACCCTCAGCGAGTCGCCGCCCTCGTGCAGCACTTGCTGACTATTCGCCAGATGCCTCTTGAGGAGGCGGCAGCGTGTGCCCATCTCCTCCCGGAGGACTTCCAGCGCCTATACGTCGATGGCGCCGACTCATCATCGATCCCAGCCACTCGAAGGTGACCATGAACGAGCCCTCGTCCTCGCTGCCCCGTCCTCGCTCCGATCTGACCGAGCCTCCCGACGCCGCGAGCCAGGTAGGGCAGTCGGAAGGCATGAGCCAGCTGCGCGGCCGCATGCTGATCCAAGTCAGTACCTTCCGCCTCAACTATGTTCAGGCGCACCTGGACCCCGGCCGAAGCGGACTCGTCCTGTGCGGAGAAGACGCAGTGAAGAAGGCTGGCACCCTACGCTTCAAAGAGGGCTTCGACAGCCCGCTCCTGATCGACCCGGCTGTGTACGAGACTCGCGTCGCAACAGAAGACGATCCGTTCCCGTACGAGATCGAGCCCACGCTGTTCCTCGATGACCCCCTGGAACTTGCCTTGGCCGAGCAACGCGATGCCGGCGCGACGCTCGCTATGACACCCACGGGCTACATCAGGGCCGAAGACTCGGACGCCCTTCGTGCGGCCGTAACCCGCGTCCTGGAACTTGACGACCCAACAGTGGTCTTCGCTGCCCCTGTCGATGTCGCCTGGTTGCGCGACGAAGAGTCGACTCGCCAGCTCATCGCCTATTTGCGCATGCTCAAGGGCCCTAAGGCGATCATGCTGGGCGGACAAATGGATCCCCTCGGCCGATACGCCAAAGCCGTAACCCATCTCAAGCGGCTCGTCGAGGAAGTTCCCGACGCGGCACTCCTGCGTACCGACCTCGCAGCCTTCGGCGCCCTGGCCGCTGGTGCAGCCTTCACTGCTTTCGGCACGAGTAGCCGCTACCGGCACATCGTCGCACCAGGCGAAAAGGCACAGACGAACAAGCGCATCCCTGTCAGGTCTCCGCACGTTCTCTTCCCCGAGTTGATGGCGTTCTTCCTGGGAGAGACGATCGCCAAGCGCTACGGTGGCGCGGACACACCGGTCTGTTACTGCGCGTCCTGCGCTGGTAACCGCGCTCTGGATGCCTTTACGAGCAATCGCGGCGACCTGCCGGCCTCGGCGGCCGCTCACAATGTTGCGGTCCTCATGGAGTGGCTTCGCACCCTCGCCGCTGCCGAACCCGGACTCGCTCGTCAGCAGTGGTGGTACGACCGCTGCCGGACAGCCCTGGATCAGTACACGGTGATCAACGCGTCAATCCGGCAACCGGGCGCCTTCAAGTCCCCTGCCCAACTGGACCGCTGGGCCCTCGAAGCACCCGAGCAGCTCGCCACCGATCAGAAGGCGGAAGCTGACCGGAGCCGCTGATATAGGTCCTCGACGAACCACCAGGCCGCAGCGGTGTGTCGAGGCGGCCTGTACTCCTCCGGCTCCAGGACCAGCTCAACGTCACGTCCTGAGGCAACGAACACACCGATTCCGTAGAAGTCAGCTTCCACCAAAGCTTCATCCAGACGAGCTGGCCTGCGATCCAGCAGCACAGCCCGGCGACAGAAGGGCGCGAAGCGACCAGCCTTCTCGAGCCCCTGACGCAAGCTGGCGGCGCGGACCACAGCAAGATCCACATGCACGGGACGCACAGCCTGCCTGGCCACGGTCTTCCGGCTGCGCTCAGCGGCCCCAGCTGGCAGGGCCCGGACAGCACGCCGCTCTTTTGGACCCAGCGTGTCCATTGGGACAGCAATGCCCACAGGCAGAGCCAGCAGAGACTCCAGATCGGCCATGTGAGCCAACGGCGCAGCTGAACTTCGCTCTCGCCGTGCGTGCTCAGCTGCGTCCAGTCGGTAGAAGCAAAGGGCCTCGACCCCGCAGATCGACACGACCTGCGCCTGGCTCCCCGGCTCCAGCAGCGCGCGGGAGGCCACTCGCACAGAACCGTCCACTGCGGTATTCGCCAAGGTCACCATGGCCTCCACCCTGCCTCACCAGGCACCGGCCGCAAACAGCGGCCCTCGCCATTCATCCAACCGGTACCGGCACGACTCCACCTGCCAAACCGCTCAAGCAGCGCCGTGGACACTGCTCCGGGCGGGTTCATTGTCTGAGCATCCCGCTGAAAGTGAGCCACCGGGCCAGGTAAAGCCCTTCTCCCACCCGGCAGCCTCCGCTTCGTGTACTGGTGTCCTCGCACGCCTCCTGGATGGCTACGTCTGCCTTATGAGAGCCCTACCCGCCGCGCCTTCAAGAGCGAGTCCAGCGCCCCTACCGGCGACGTGGTGCACATCGCGAGCCGCGCGTCGAGCGCTGCTTCCCACTGTGCAGTGAGGCCAGCTACGAGACGCCGGCGCATGCCGACGGTGACGTGGGCGTAGCGGGCGGAGACCGAGCCGTCGATGTGGCCCATGCGTTCGTCCATGAGGACTTTCTCGGTGCCGAGGTCCTCCATCATCGTGCGGTGGGTGTGGCGCAGGCCGTGGGGTGTGAGGCCCTTGGCGATCGGGAGCCAGCAGGCGTCGGCCCGAGCGGCGGCTCCTCGGCCTCGGGCCGGGATGCCGGGCCATGGTTCACCGAGGATCGGTACCGGGCGGGCCTCCTGAGGGGCCTTCTTCGGGTACCAGCCTGAGACTGCCGGAGTGAACAGCCAGGTGGCGAAGCCGTTTCGGCGCCAGTGGGCCGCGTGCTCGGATGTGGTGCCGCCGCGCACGAAGGCGAGGTCCTGGATCGCCTGCTCCACCTGGGCGCGCTTCGCCTCCGAGACGCGGTCGGGGTGGTTGAGGACGTTCGAGACCGTACCCGTGGAGACTCCGGCGCGGCGAGCGATGTCGATGAGCTTGGCGCCCTGGTGGCCGCCGGTACGCGCCGCGCCCTGGCCTCGGAAGACGTATGTCCTGCCGTGGCAGGGGCAGGGCGTCGGCTTCGTACGGGCGATGTGGTTGAAGACCAGGGCGGACAGCCAGTCCGTCGAGTCGATGGTGCGGTAGCTGTCGTCCTTGGGCGGGCAGCGCACCAGCTCGCCGGTGTCCAGCTCGTACAGCTGCCACTCGACACGGAAGGAGTTGCGTCGGACGAACTCCGTTTCCAGGCCGACGATTTCACCCCAGCGCTTGCCGGTGTAGCCCTTGAGGACCGTGGCGACGAACTCGTCATCCCGGCCGGAGAGCAGAGCCGCCCGCTCGGCGGTGAGCAGGATGCCGAGCGCGTCGGTGACGACCTTCTCCGGGCCTCGGTCGCGCGAGCGGCCTGCGCGCTTGCCTCGACCTCGGCGACGGGCTGCCGGGTTGGACGTGAGCAGGCCCTCGTCGATCGCGTCCTCGAAGATCAGATGGAGCGTGGAACGCCAGGTCTTGACGCTGGAGGCCGCGTACACGGCTCGCTCCTTCTTCTCCCACAGCTCGACGTCCGTGCGCAGAATGCCCGCAATCGCCTTGTCCTCGAAGTCGGGGAGCAGGTGCTCCTCGATGTGGCGCTTGTAGTTCTGCATCGTCGAGGCGGCCAGGTCCTGCGCCTCGTACCAGCGGCTCGCGTACTCGCCGAAGGTCTCCTGGCCTAGCGTCGGATCGCGCCAGTCGCCACGCCGGAATTTGTTCTCCGCCTCGCTCGCCGCGCGCTGGGCTTCGCCCTTGGTGGCGAACTTCAGCGGCTTGTCGTCCTCGCCGACGACCGTGAGGTGTTTGCCGGGCGCGATCTTGTAGCGGCCGCGCCAGTAGTTTCCGCGCTTCTCGCCGAAACCCATGTATCCCTCCCCTGCTTCGTCGTCGTGCTAGGCCGCAGTCCCAAACTGGCTCTGACGCGCTCGGCGCGGTGGCCGGGCGCGGAGACGGGCCGTGGGAACGGCGGGCGACGAAGGAGGCTGTGGAGCAGCGGACTTGACGGCAGGAGCCGCTTTCGCTGCCCCTTGCTGCGGGAGGGCAGGGCGGGCCTCGTTCATTCGGATGATCTCCGCGAGGTGCTCGCCGGTGAAGCGGTACGCGCGGCCGACGCGGGTGAAGGGGATGAGCCGACGACGGGCCCGGTCCTTGACCCACCAGGCGGAGCAGCCGAGTACGTCGGCGACTTCCTCGGGGACATAGAGGCGCGGCAGGGCGACCTCGGCGTCCGAGGTCGGAACGGAGGCAGGGGGTATTGCGGGTTGGCGCAAGGAGGGAGTCCTCTACAGGTCTTGGCGGGCATGGGGGCGCGGCAACGCCGACCCGCCGGTCGATCGCTAGGGATGTGGATGAGCTGCCCGGCCTGGGGGGTTTGCGGGCCCAGGTCGGGAGGGGGTGCCGGAGGCTATGCCTGGTCGGCGGGGTGGGCGTCGCGGTCACCGGGCGGAGGGCCGTGCATCTTCAGCATGGTCTTGCTGGCCTCCTCCGCGATGGCGCTCTGGACCATGAGGTCGGCTTCCTCGCGGATGTCGGGGTGCTCGGCGAGGTAGGCGTCGAACGCGTCGCGCGCCTGCGCGAAAGCCATGTTGGCTCTCTGGGTCGCGCGGAACGCGTCCACGACCTCGTCGATGAGTTCCATGGCACGGGCCTTGGCGGCCAGCTGCGGCGGTCCGATGAGGTTGCGCAGGTCGATGCCGAGGACCTCGGCGAAGCCGATGGCGTCGTCGAGGTTGATGCGGCGCTTGCCGTTTTCGATCCGCCAGACCGCGGACGGGTTCATCTCGAAGCCGGCCTCGTTGAGCCGGTCAGACAGAGCGTTGGTGCTCCAGCCGCGCGCCTCGCGCTCCACCCTGATACGGGTTGCGACGTTCGCCTCGCCGCTGAGCAGGACGCCCTCGGACGTTTCTTCCTCCGCCACCGGCACCTCCTTCCGTTCGTAGCGATGCACTGCGCTTTGCAGCACAGCCTAAACAGTAGCATCGCTACTGCGAGATGCAAAACACTTCTGCGATCTGCAATTCGTGTGGCATAGTGGTGGCATCCCCACCCCACCGACCTCAGGAGTCCGCACGCCCGCACGTCACATGAAAGAAGCCCCCGGCGATGCCGGGGGCTCAAGCGCAAACCTCTCAACCGCCATCCCTAGCGATCAACCTGCGGAGACCGGGATTGCCGTCCCATATGGCCCGCAAGCAGAGGAGCTGATGCCCAGTATGACCGATGCCCAGCCGAATACGCCATCCCTTCCCGACGACACCGCCTCGTCACCACCGCTATCCGAGGGGGCGCAGATCGTGGACGACCTGCGGGC
The sequence above is drawn from the Streptomyces sp. NBC_01465 genome and encodes:
- a CDS encoding LacI family DNA-binding transcriptional regulator, yielding MGFGEKRGNYWRGRYKIAPGKHLTVVGEDDKPLKFATKGEAQRAASEAENKFRRGDWRDPTLGQETFGEYASRWYEAQDLAASTMQNYKRHIEEHLLPDFEDKAIAGILRTDVELWEKKERAVYAASSVKTWRSTLHLIFEDAIDEGLLTSNPAARRRGRGKRAGRSRDRGPEKVVTDALGILLTAERAALLSGRDDEFVATVLKGYTGKRWGEIVGLETEFVRRNSFRVEWQLYELDTGELVRCPPKDDSYRTIDSTDWLSALVFNHIARTKPTPCPCHGRTYVFRGQGAARTGGHQGAKLIDIARRAGVSTGTVSNVLNHPDRVSEAKRAQVEQAIQDLAFVRGGTTSEHAAHWRRNGFATWLFTPAVSGWYPKKAPQEARPVPILGEPWPGIPARGRGAAARADACWLPIAKGLTPHGLRHTHRTMMEDLGTEKVLMDERMGHIDGSVSARYAHVTVGMRRRLVAGLTAQWEAALDARLAMCTTSPVGALDSLLKARRVGLS
- a CDS encoding helix-turn-helix domain-containing protein; protein product: MAEEETSEGVLLSGEANVATRIRVEREARGWSTNALSDRLNEAGFEMNPSAVWRIENGKRRINLDDAIGFAEVLGIDLRNLIGPPQLAAKARAMELIDEVVDAFRATQRANMAFAQARDAFDAYLAEHPDIREEADLMVQSAIAEEASKTMLKMHGPPPGDRDAHPADQA
- a CDS encoding helix-turn-helix domain-containing protein, translated to MRQPAIPPASVPTSDAEVALPRLYVPEEVADVLGCSAWWVKDRARRRLIPFTRVGRAYRFTGEHLAEIIRMNEARPALPQQGAAKAAPAVKSAAPQPPSSPAVPTARLRARPPRRARQSQFGTAA